A genomic region of Candidatus Eisenbacteria bacterium contains the following coding sequences:
- a CDS encoding tetratricopeptide repeat protein, protein MSGHDVVDFEKDVIERSRELPVLVDFWAEWCGPCRTLGPVLERLAEDAAGRWALAKVDTEAFGEQATRYGVMSIPNVKLFVNGEVVDEFVGALPEARVREWLARALPSPAAGALAAAREKLAGGDAASAAAELREVLSAEPGNAPARLSLGEALLRLDPAAVEDVIAPLADDIADRAEALRVIAGWLTRADALPEGAARAPFAAALAAVRSGDWDTALARDIEALRADRSWAAGAARELGRAIFLLLGIEHPACEKHYRAFSGAMYV, encoded by the coding sequence GTGAGCGGACACGATGTCGTGGATTTCGAAAAGGACGTGATCGAGCGCAGCCGCGAGCTGCCGGTCCTCGTGGACTTCTGGGCGGAGTGGTGCGGTCCCTGCCGGACGCTCGGGCCCGTGCTCGAACGCCTCGCTGAGGACGCCGCGGGCCGCTGGGCGCTGGCCAAGGTGGACACCGAAGCCTTCGGCGAGCAGGCCACGCGCTACGGCGTCATGAGCATCCCGAACGTCAAGCTGTTCGTGAACGGCGAAGTCGTGGACGAGTTCGTCGGGGCGTTGCCCGAAGCGCGTGTGCGCGAGTGGCTCGCCCGGGCGCTGCCTTCTCCCGCGGCCGGCGCGCTGGCCGCCGCCCGCGAGAAGCTCGCCGGCGGCGACGCGGCATCGGCGGCGGCGGAGCTGCGCGAGGTGCTGTCGGCCGAGCCCGGCAACGCGCCCGCGCGCCTTTCGCTCGGAGAAGCGCTGCTCCGCCTCGATCCCGCCGCGGTCGAGGACGTGATCGCGCCGCTCGCCGACGACATCGCCGACCGCGCCGAGGCGCTGCGCGTGATCGCCGGCTGGCTGACGCGCGCCGACGCGCTGCCCGAAGGCGCGGCCCGCGCGCCCTTCGCGGCCGCGCTGGCGGCGGTCCGCTCCGGCGACTGGGACACGGCCCTGGCCCGCGACATCGAGGCTCTGCGCGCCGACCGGAGCTGGGCGGCCGGCGCCGCGCGCGAGCTCGGGCGCGCCATCTTCCTGCTGCTCGGCATCGAGCATCCCGCCTGCGAGAAGCACTACCGCGCCTTCTCGGGCGCGATGTACGTCTGA
- a CDS encoding ornithine cyclodeaminase family protein translates to MPLLLTETDVAALLETGALVDLMETTLADFSSGRTVQPVRTTLRLEEHESFIGVMPAALPGDAGAGLKVVTLAPRNAARGLPTHLATILVLDPETGALEAILDGRLVTERRTAAVSAAAARRLARAGAETLALLGSGVQALSHLEAFAAVLPLREARVWSPNPERRAAFARAHDGGRGFAVRAVASAEEAVRGADLVVAATSARTPVLRGEWLAEGAHVSAVGACTPDWRELDGEAVRRSRVYVDSLAAARQEAGDLIGAEREGGWSFAEVVGELGALFAGGLAGRRDAREVTLFKSLGLACEDVASARWLIARARERGVGISIAI, encoded by the coding sequence ATGCCGCTGCTGCTGACCGAGACGGACGTCGCAGCGCTGCTCGAAACGGGCGCGCTCGTGGACCTCATGGAGACGACGCTCGCCGACTTCTCTTCCGGGCGGACGGTCCAGCCCGTGCGTACGACGCTGCGCCTGGAGGAGCACGAGTCCTTCATCGGCGTCATGCCGGCGGCGTTGCCCGGCGACGCGGGCGCGGGGCTCAAGGTCGTGACGCTCGCGCCACGCAACGCCGCGCGCGGCCTGCCCACCCATCTCGCGACCATCCTCGTCCTCGATCCGGAGACGGGCGCCCTCGAGGCGATTCTCGACGGCCGGCTCGTGACCGAGCGTCGCACGGCGGCCGTCTCGGCCGCGGCCGCGCGCCGGCTCGCCCGTGCCGGCGCGGAAACCCTGGCGCTGCTCGGCTCGGGGGTGCAGGCGCTCAGCCATCTCGAGGCGTTCGCGGCCGTCCTGCCGCTGCGCGAGGCGCGCGTCTGGAGCCCGAACCCGGAACGCCGCGCGGCGTTCGCGCGCGCGCACGATGGCGGGCGCGGCTTCGCGGTGCGCGCGGTCGCGTCGGCCGAGGAGGCGGTTCGGGGCGCCGACCTGGTGGTCGCGGCGACGAGCGCGCGCACGCCGGTGCTGCGCGGCGAATGGCTCGCCGAGGGCGCGCACGTGAGCGCGGTCGGCGCGTGCACGCCCGACTGGCGCGAGCTGGACGGCGAGGCGGTGCGTCGCTCGCGCGTCTACGTGGACTCGCTCGCGGCGGCCCGGCAGGAGGCGGGGGACCTGATCGGCGCCGAACGCGAAGGGGGCTGGAGCTTCGCCGAGGTCGTGGGCGAGTTGGGCGCGCTGTTCGCGGGCGGCCTCGCCGGACGGCGCGACGCGCGCGAGGTGACGCTCTTCAAGTCGCTGGGGCTCGCCTGCGAGGACGTCGCGAGCGCGCGCTGGCTCATCGCCCGCGCGCGCGAGCGCGGCGTCGGCATTTCGATCGCGATCTGA
- a CDS encoding ankyrin repeat domain-containing protein — protein MSPNAADMIDAVCRQDIEGVADLLRQQPTLAASRDENGISAFLWASYTRQSAVRDLLRASLPSLDIFEAVAAGDEARALELLAAQPALAHAWSSDGFTPLHLAAYFARGAVAERLLMMGADVAAESRNPMRVTPLHSAVSSRSLDLCRLLLERGAPPDAGQHHGWTALMSAGMLGDGELADLLLAHGATLAPRGDKGQTAADIAAEKGHDALAARLRPTIVA, from the coding sequence ATGAGCCCGAACGCCGCCGACATGATTGATGCGGTCTGCCGCCAGGACATCGAAGGCGTCGCCGACCTGCTGCGCCAGCAGCCGACACTCGCCGCGAGCCGCGACGAGAACGGCATTTCCGCGTTCCTGTGGGCGAGCTACACGCGCCAGTCCGCGGTGCGCGACCTGCTGCGTGCCTCGCTGCCGTCGCTCGACATCTTCGAAGCGGTGGCCGCGGGCGACGAAGCGCGCGCGCTCGAGCTGCTCGCGGCGCAGCCGGCGCTGGCGCACGCCTGGTCGAGTGACGGGTTCACGCCGCTCCACCTGGCGGCGTACTTCGCCCGCGGGGCGGTCGCCGAGCGGTTGCTCATGATGGGCGCCGACGTGGCGGCCGAGTCGAGAAATCCGATGCGGGTCACACCGCTGCACAGCGCGGTGTCCTCGCGCAGTCTCGATCTGTGCCGGCTGCTGCTCGAGCGCGGCGCGCCGCCGGACGCGGGCCAGCATCACGGCTGGACGGCGCTGATGTCGGCCGGAATGCTCGGCGACGGCGAACTGGCGGACCTGCTGCTGGCGCACGGAGCGACGCTCGCTCCCAGGGGCGACAAGGGTCAGACCGCGGCCGACATCGCGGCCGAGAAGGGGCACGACGCGCTCGCGGCTCGCCTGCGCCCGACGATCGTGGCCTGA
- the ispG gene encoding flavodoxin-dependent (E)-4-hydroxy-3-methylbut-2-enyl-diphosphate synthase, with protein sequence MPLVQIEDSRLRPRRTSVTCRVGGVSVGGGHPVVVQSMTNTDTADVAATAAQVALLARAGSELVRVTVNTREAAAAVGEIARRVEDLGLRVPIVGDFHYNGHLLLTEYPECARALAKYRINPGNVGAGHQHDDNFRRMIDVAVANEKPVRIGVNWGSLDRALLTSLMDANARRTEPLPDREVVLEAMRESALRSAALAEGFGQPHDRIILSAKVSDVRDLVQVYRALAASSDYPLHLGLTEAGLGAKGIVATTAALSVLLFEGIGDTIRTSLTPLPGGDRAEEVRICQQILQSLGLRAFSPQVTSCPGCGRTTSTFFQELAAQVTAHIQARMAAWREQHPGVEELKVAVMGCVVNGPGESKHADIGISLPGNGEDPRAPVYVDGKLRVTLRGESIAADFAKLLDEYVATRYGRR encoded by the coding sequence ATGCCTCTCGTCCAGATCGAGGACTCCCGCCTGCGCCCGCGACGCACCAGCGTCACCTGCAGGGTCGGCGGCGTTTCCGTGGGCGGCGGCCATCCGGTCGTCGTCCAGTCCATGACCAACACCGACACCGCCGACGTCGCCGCGACCGCGGCGCAGGTCGCGCTGCTCGCCCGGGCCGGTTCGGAGCTGGTGCGCGTCACCGTCAACACCCGCGAGGCCGCCGCCGCCGTCGGCGAGATCGCGCGCCGGGTCGAGGACCTCGGCCTTCGCGTGCCGATCGTGGGCGACTTCCATTACAACGGACACCTGCTGCTCACCGAGTACCCCGAGTGCGCGCGCGCCCTCGCCAAGTACCGGATCAACCCCGGCAACGTCGGCGCCGGACACCAGCACGACGACAACTTCCGCCGGATGATTGATGTCGCGGTGGCGAACGAAAAGCCCGTGCGCATCGGCGTCAACTGGGGCTCGCTCGACCGCGCGCTGCTGACCTCGCTGATGGACGCGAACGCCAGGCGGACCGAGCCGCTGCCCGACCGGGAGGTCGTGCTCGAAGCGATGCGCGAGAGCGCGCTGCGTTCGGCCGCGCTCGCCGAGGGCTTCGGCCAGCCGCACGACCGGATCATCCTGTCGGCCAAGGTCTCGGACGTGCGCGACCTGGTGCAGGTGTATCGCGCGCTCGCCGCCAGCTCGGACTACCCGCTCCACCTCGGCCTCACCGAGGCCGGGCTCGGCGCCAAGGGCATCGTCGCGACCACCGCGGCGCTCTCCGTGCTGCTGTTCGAAGGCATCGGCGACACCATCCGCACCAGCCTGACGCCCCTTCCGGGTGGAGATCGCGCCGAGGAAGTGCGCATCTGCCAGCAGATCCTGCAGTCGCTCGGCCTGCGCGCCTTTTCGCCCCAGGTGACCAGCTGCCCCGGCTGCGGCCGCACGACCAGCACGTTCTTCCAGGAGCTGGCCGCACAGGTGACCGCGCACATCCAGGCGCGCATGGCCGCCTGGCGCGAGCAGCACCCCGGCGTCGAGGAGCTGAAGGTCGCGGTCATGGGCTGCGTGGTCAACGGCCCCGGCGAGAGCAAGCACGCCGACATCGGCATTTCGCTCCCCGGCAACGGCGAGGACCCGCGCGCGCCGGTCTACGTGGACGGCAAGCTGCGCGTGACGCTGCGCGGCGAGTCGATCGCCGCCGACTTCGCGAAGCTGCTCGACGAGTACGTCGCGACCCGATACGGGCGGCGCTGA
- a CDS encoding T9SS type A sorting domain-containing protein translates to MNGTLSDWDPHPNEKVWTIALVNGALYVGGDFTAIAGSPRAHLAAFSVASHALLAWTCDTDNRVAALAPWGNVLFVGGWFTMVSNQPRAYVAQVGLASGALTAWQLALDDQVKTLAVRDTTLYVGGYFSLANGELRRCLAAVGAETGVVHNWDAGLVRLPDWSIDSGPHVNAIQAHSGGLLVAGSFTSLGGQARRGLAQLDFESGQATPWQVTATYPRPVGAEFWALQIRGDTLIVAGQFDSLAGAPGANVAALRLATGQRLAWDPRPNDYVFALSVQDGWVFLGGWFTSLGEWLERPGLAALDASSGRVTGWSPEPDGSVASILPYGGKVYVGGQFTRIGGQQRSNIAALDPITGQATSWNPGADGGVWTLAPRRDAVLAGGLFHSIGGRAQRGIAVLDTLTAQALPWNPQAVGDVYCLAIADSIAYVGGDFLSMGGQPRRSLAAIDLTTGMASAWDPGTDGVVKAIAILDQTVYVGGLFHQVGGLPREYVAALDHSGVPTQWAPNVFGPLSRTRVHALAAHDSTVFVGGYFSGLSDESREYFAAVDSRTAAVRQAWPTMDGQVLAMGAWEDVLYAAGAFGRVGSSARVGLAAIRIPHGPQDAAPPRVTLAQCAPNPVRGQTVIRFGLPGDSRVDLAVFDVQGRKVAELLSRTWQPAGLHEVSMSSAGWQPGCYLYRLSAGGANVTRRMLVIR, encoded by the coding sequence ATGAACGGAACACTCTCAGACTGGGATCCACACCCCAATGAAAAGGTCTGGACGATTGCCCTCGTGAATGGCGCCCTCTACGTCGGGGGCGATTTCACTGCGATCGCTGGCAGCCCGAGGGCCCATCTCGCGGCCTTTTCGGTCGCAAGTCATGCGCTCCTGGCGTGGACCTGTGATACCGACAATCGTGTGGCTGCACTGGCCCCCTGGGGCAATGTGCTGTTCGTCGGCGGGTGGTTTACGATGGTGTCGAACCAACCTCGCGCGTACGTCGCTCAGGTCGGACTCGCGTCGGGGGCGCTGACTGCGTGGCAGCTGGCGCTCGACGATCAGGTCAAGACCCTGGCGGTCAGGGACACGACGCTGTATGTCGGAGGCTACTTTTCCCTGGCGAATGGCGAGCTTCGTCGCTGCCTCGCCGCCGTGGGCGCAGAAACAGGAGTGGTCCACAACTGGGATGCTGGGCTTGTCCGACTCCCAGACTGGAGCATTGACTCCGGCCCCCACGTCAACGCGATTCAAGCGCATTCGGGGGGCTTGCTTGTGGCCGGGTCCTTCACCAGCCTTGGCGGACAAGCCCGTCGCGGCTTGGCGCAGCTCGACTTCGAGAGCGGACAAGCCACACCGTGGCAGGTGACCGCTACCTACCCGCGCCCGGTCGGTGCCGAGTTCTGGGCACTGCAGATTCGCGGCGACACGCTCATCGTGGCGGGTCAGTTTGACTCACTTGCTGGCGCCCCGGGCGCAAACGTTGCGGCTTTGCGACTGGCCACCGGCCAGCGGTTGGCGTGGGATCCAAGGCCAAACGACTACGTCTTTGCGCTCTCGGTACAAGACGGCTGGGTCTTCCTTGGTGGCTGGTTTACGTCGCTGGGAGAGTGGCTGGAACGTCCCGGGCTTGCAGCGCTCGATGCATCGTCCGGTCGAGTGACCGGGTGGTCTCCGGAGCCGGATGGATCCGTCGCCAGCATCCTGCCGTATGGGGGCAAGGTCTATGTGGGCGGGCAGTTCACCAGGATCGGTGGACAGCAGCGGAGCAACATTGCTGCCCTCGACCCGATCACCGGGCAGGCAACAAGCTGGAATCCCGGGGCGGATGGGGGCGTTTGGACGCTTGCGCCGAGGCGGGATGCCGTTCTTGCGGGCGGGCTGTTCCACTCGATCGGTGGTCGCGCCCAGCGTGGAATCGCGGTGCTTGACACTCTCACGGCCCAAGCGTTGCCTTGGAATCCGCAAGCCGTCGGGGACGTCTATTGCCTCGCCATTGCCGACTCCATCGCATACGTCGGCGGGGATTTCCTGTCCATGGGTGGGCAGCCTCGTCGGTCACTCGCGGCGATTGACCTGACAACTGGAATGGCGTCGGCGTGGGATCCCGGGACAGATGGAGTCGTCAAGGCGATTGCGATACTCGACCAAACCGTCTACGTCGGCGGTCTGTTCCACCAAGTCGGTGGTCTACCACGTGAATACGTGGCGGCGCTGGATCATTCCGGCGTGCCGACGCAGTGGGCCCCAAACGTATTCGGCCCCTTGTCCCGGACGCGGGTGCACGCACTGGCCGCACACGACAGCACCGTTTTCGTGGGTGGCTACTTCTCAGGACTCTCCGACGAGTCGCGTGAGTACTTCGCCGCCGTTGACTCCAGGACCGCCGCCGTGCGACAGGCGTGGCCGACCATGGATGGGCAGGTTCTCGCCATGGGGGCATGGGAAGACGTTCTCTACGCTGCGGGCGCCTTCGGCCGAGTGGGATCGTCTGCCCGCGTCGGGCTGGCAGCCATCCGAATTCCGCACGGTCCTCAGGACGCCGCTCCGCCTCGGGTCACCCTGGCCCAGTGCGCTCCAAACCCTGTCCGGGGCCAGACGGTCATACGTTTTGGGCTGCCTGGCGACTCACGGGTTGACCTCGCCGTCTTCGACGTCCAAGGACGGAAGGTCGCTGAGCTGCTGTCTCGAACATGGCAGCCCGCCGGGCTGCATGAAGTCAGCATGTCCAGCGCAGGATGGCAACCGGGCTGCTACCTGTACCGCCTCTCTGCTGGCGGAGCCAACGTGACGCGGAGAATGCTCGTCATTCGATGA